Proteins from a genomic interval of Antedon mediterranea chromosome 5, ecAntMedi1.1, whole genome shotgun sequence:
- the LOC140048893 gene encoding uncharacterized protein, giving the protein MILVKILSIIHDLLRNMCFTYANNHRSPLRKAQPDMANQQEEKDRYTEFLKNLSDEYRGEKFRWLRFLLCDYLKESLLKEKDVIAFDLFNEIRVKNIIKHPEVNLLSEIAEVTDVPAAKLVIKDYENGVKRGRTLPPNRKALFEALKELQPGDFRKLQYFYKLKKCCVYDKWDLVLHLEIKGRLDNTKEKIKQFADILSDTKAKDKLSNLSTLTETGENLQSTSSVEQLGVYAPSEPKELNRKNFNVMLIQTALWYQDRNKLTMLKLLFTNDVKASTEYSDVYSLFEALVESRKIYVRNYKYLIDMVKVTDTRGVVEDVKLLSDANKDGKITSFTPYRQTLMEMGKVLSPDEAKRVGNVYEVPQNAYTDQWSLIMHLEKTKNVFADGAKEIIQYLKYIGLHHVALKLKPITTNKRSNDTKIPRRTKKRKR; this is encoded by the exons ATGATCTTGGTGaaaatattatcaattattcATGACTTGCTCCGAAATATGTGTTTTACCTATGCAAACAACCATCGAAGCCCATTACGGAAA GCCCAACCTGACATGGCAAATCAACAGGAAGAAAAAGACCGATATACAGAATTTCTTAAGAATCTTAGTGACGAATATAGAGGTGAAAAGTTTCGATGGTTAAGATTTCTTCTTTGTGACTATCTCAAAGAATCACTGTTAAAAGAAAAAGATGTTATTGCATTTGATTTATTCAATGAAATTCGAGtgaaaaacattataaaacacCCTGAAGTAAACCTTCTATCAGAAATTGCCGAAGTGACAGATGTGCCGGCTGCTAAACTTGTCATCAAAGATTACGAAAACGGTGTCAAACGGGGAAGAACACTTCCACCTAATCGAAAAGCATTGTTTGAAGCTCTAAAGGAATTACAACCTGGCGATTTTCGCAAATTACAATATTTCTacaaactaaaaaaatgttgcGTTTACGATAAATGGGATCTAGTACTCCACTTGGAGATAAAGGGACGGCTAGACAATACcaaagagaaaataaaacagTTTGCAGATATTCTCAGCGACACAAAAGCAAAAGACAAATTGA GTAATCTGTCAACATTAACAGAGACCGGAGAAAATTTACAATCGACATCATCAGTAGAGCAATTAG gAGTATATGCGCCATCAGAACCGAAAG AGTTAAACCGCAAGAATTTTAACGTCATGTTAATCCAGACAGCACTGTGGTACCAAGACAGAAACAAACTAACTATGCTCAAACTGCTGTTCACGAACGACGTAAAAGCCTCAACAGAATACAGTGATGTGTATAGCTTGTTCGAAGCCTTAGTGGAGTCTCGAAAAATATATGTTAGGAACTACAAATATCTAATCGACATGGTCAAAGTTACCGATACTCGTGGAGTTGTAGAGGATGTGAAACTACTCAGTGATGCAAACAAAGATGGCAAAATCACATCATTCACACCTTATCGACAAACACTGATGGAAATGGGGAAAGTACTTTCACCAGATGAGGCAAAACGAGTGGGAAATGTGTATGAAGTGCCGCAGAATGCGTATACAGACCAATGGTCTTTAATCATGCATCTTGAAAAAACAAAGAATGTATTTGCTGATGGTGCGAAAGAAATTATTCAATACCTAAAATATATAGGTCTACACCATGTAGCTTTGAAACTTAAACCGATAACAACAAATAAGAGAAGCAATGATACAAAAATCCCAAGAAGAACGAAAAAGAGGAAACGATAA